In a genomic window of Nodosilinea sp. E11:
- a CDS encoding WecB/TagA/CpsF family glycosyltransferase has protein sequence MVELDLQSRYILKTRVDATSYEDACDRIQTWATTGRSGYVVAANVHVVMTAYWDSQYQRILEDAALVTADGMPLVIGLRLLGIPGQSRVYGPDLMLAWCDRAVQCGLPIYLYGGTTPMLEKMSAYLQQRFPGLPIAGAHAPPFHPLSAEEAAADVARINQSRARVVFVGLGCPKQEQWMHRHQGQVNAVMIGVGAAFSFFSGEVSQAPRWMMRLGLEWLYRFGQEPRRLWQRYLVNNPMFVLLFGAQVVKYRILGGG, from the coding sequence ATGGTGGAGTTAGATCTACAATCCAGGTACATTCTCAAAACTCGGGTGGATGCCACCAGCTACGAGGATGCCTGCGATCGCATTCAAACATGGGCGACTACCGGGCGATCGGGCTACGTGGTTGCCGCCAATGTGCACGTAGTGATGACCGCCTACTGGGACTCGCAGTACCAGCGTATTCTCGAAGATGCTGCTCTGGTAACGGCCGATGGCATGCCCCTGGTGATCGGGCTACGGCTGCTGGGTATCCCTGGCCAGAGCCGGGTTTACGGACCAGATTTGATGCTGGCCTGGTGCGATCGCGCCGTCCAATGCGGTTTGCCCATCTATCTCTATGGCGGCACCACTCCCATGCTGGAGAAGATGTCAGCTTATCTCCAGCAGCGATTTCCCGGTCTGCCCATTGCGGGTGCCCATGCCCCGCCATTTCACCCGCTTTCCGCCGAAGAAGCCGCCGCCGATGTGGCGCGCATTAACCAGTCGAGGGCGCGGGTGGTGTTTGTGGGCCTAGGCTGCCCCAAGCAAGAGCAGTGGATGCACCGCCACCAGGGCCAGGTCAACGCTGTGATGATCGGGGTCGGAGCCGCCTTTAGTTTCTTTAGCGGTGAGGTCTCCCAAGCGCCTCGGTGGATGATGCGCCTGGGGCTGGAGTGGCTCTACCGTTTTGGCCAAGAGCCACGCCGCCTGTGGCAGCGCTACTTGGTGAATAATCCTATGTTTGTGCTGTTGTTTGGAGCGCAGGTCGTTAAGTATCGGATTTTAGGGGGAGGCTAG
- a CDS encoding sugar transferase, with protein sequence MAPVIHCHRAVPAVMQQRPHHRRDIRAPRGLRFQLRDAFTGTGRRGLVLLATDSLALGLSWYIARSLNQFFSPIPPQLVWWTWLGLPSPFWVLVVCTVGLFAYGGLYDTKFQGQKHLRAGKLLSLVYLGSLVLMYFYDPKLDLPRSLFFSAWLSGVGLVVGLRLMATLLLSPFPQTKQPTSVFLIAPAPQIKRLADVLSQRAQLPVIGAALATTANSPTTYDAIVASGATLVLAESIPSADLASELYWKLRRAGIAMQLIPTSRDMLYRRGTPETVAGLPTLRLDAPLMGGWDYRFKRWMDYLGAGLGAIALAPVLAGIALAIRFDSAGPIFFRQERVGLHGKTFQVWKFRTMVVDAPRLQAELEQHNESADGVLFKVKYDPRITRVGRLLRRTSLDELPQLFNVLCGQMSLVGPRPLPVRDVAKFDGWHNIRHQVLPGVTGLWQISGRSDIDTFDDVARLDLHYIDNWSLNLDLEILTATLGIVLWGKGAY encoded by the coding sequence ATGGCCCCCGTTATCCACTGTCACCGTGCTGTACCCGCTGTGATGCAACAGCGGCCTCACCACCGCCGAGATATTCGCGCCCCCCGAGGACTTAGATTTCAGCTGCGCGATGCTTTTACCGGAACAGGGCGACGGGGGCTGGTGCTGCTGGCTACAGATAGTCTTGCCCTGGGACTGTCGTGGTACATTGCGCGATCGCTCAACCAGTTTTTCTCGCCCATTCCGCCCCAGCTTGTATGGTGGACTTGGCTGGGCCTACCCAGCCCCTTTTGGGTACTGGTGGTCTGCACCGTGGGTTTGTTTGCATATGGTGGTCTCTACGACACCAAGTTTCAGGGGCAAAAGCACCTGCGGGCAGGCAAATTGCTCAGCCTAGTTTACTTAGGGTCACTGGTGCTGATGTATTTTTACGACCCCAAGCTCGATTTGCCACGATCGCTGTTTTTCTCGGCTTGGCTCAGCGGAGTAGGGTTGGTGGTAGGCCTACGGCTCATGGCCACCCTGCTGCTGAGTCCATTCCCTCAAACCAAGCAACCGACCTCAGTCTTTTTGATTGCCCCAGCTCCTCAGATTAAGCGTCTGGCCGACGTGCTCTCGCAGCGGGCTCAATTGCCGGTGATTGGGGCTGCCCTAGCCACCACGGCCAACTCACCGACTACCTACGATGCGATCGTGGCCTCGGGGGCTACCCTAGTGCTGGCCGAGAGCATTCCCTCCGCCGATTTAGCGTCAGAACTGTACTGGAAACTGCGGCGGGCGGGCATTGCCATGCAACTCATCCCCACTAGCCGCGACATGCTCTATCGCCGGGGCACCCCCGAAACCGTGGCTGGTCTGCCCACACTGCGTCTCGATGCCCCTCTGATGGGCGGCTGGGACTACCGCTTTAAGCGCTGGATGGATTACCTGGGGGCGGGGCTGGGGGCGATCGCCCTAGCCCCAGTGCTGGCCGGTATCGCCCTGGCCATTCGCTTCGACTCAGCCGGGCCAATTTTCTTTCGTCAAGAGCGGGTAGGACTGCACGGCAAAACCTTCCAGGTGTGGAAATTTCGCACCATGGTCGTCGATGCGCCTCGGCTCCAGGCCGAGCTAGAGCAGCACAATGAGTCGGCGGATGGGGTGCTCTTCAAGGTCAAGTATGACCCCCGCATTACTCGGGTGGGTCGTCTGTTGCGCCGCACCAGCCTTGACGAGTTGCCTCAGTTGTTTAACGTGCTCTGCGGCCAGATGAGCCTGGTAGGGCCGCGCCCTCTGCCCGTGCGTGACGTGGCTAAGTTCGACGGCTGGCATAACATTCGCCACCAGGTACTGCCGGGGGTGACGGGGCTGTGGCAAATTTCGGGTCGCTCTGATATTGACACCTTTGACGACGTCGCTCGCCTCGATCTGCACTACATCGACAACTGGTCTTTGAACTTAGATCTAGAAATTCTCACGGCCACCCTGGGCATTGTGCTCTGGGGCAAGGGGGCCTATTGA
- a CDS encoding O-antigen ligase family protein, with amino-acid sequence MTADSLEPSSAKDTDLTCDRPGAFLWRRPTPAWLQVGLVGGLVLLVFSWLPLSYYRMVGWAWIVLWQAGGLLLLLGLWRQQQRAVYGLGYGLDRVGLGLGLILGVSSLISPFPRVALWNVSLVVVYGAALYFYRNSVDRSWLTRQRLGWGLVAIATGSAIISLALWRPDETMWAADNFLTALRNHQPLGHHNFVGGYFVLTLPLAVAMAVASRGWQRWAAAGASGLIGIALYISGSRGAALGLVVWLLAMWLSRLGRVTSAQRWRWGWAGLGGLVAVGLVLASNPRIRGWFSGGGTADGPTLDRWFMLRLGGNILRDRPLVGVGPGVMSRVSNLYRPIEAGAGLDHIQQLHNTPVQVAGELGWLGLAVFFAGIVLIVRLWGRLWQQPLTPTDRVLLGGIGGSLLAYGTASLTDYQLENIPIAGTLLGLVVLLLALGDRYLPDQTALASPRQRRHWWGIASPTRLAVTLGLGLVLPLWLPFTFTVAFGALADGAFYSQQLNLADTRWYKAYRLSHWDPTASAVASEALWGLEQVLGESETQENVRSLMLDYAQQAQQAAPNDAWFNHNLAVLHQTTDPATALPYAARAVQLLPRHRHYGYWLLGDVLLRQGNDAAAIAAFTLEALVNPAALTHPQWQEQPYQAIYPAVVQATLAEYDVLLRDVAPGEPGFATLYETHTLLAWWTEQPIIEVDPNLLRPVVSGLLLADSDPAAALELVTHNLRLGQQPPELRLLAAWLNPDRYAATPPQPQDALPDLDTLLIEESLRTQPLRLWLTSLITHPDEGYRSALTFAYRNYQAKQITLMLTPQNLQRYTLVAKLNLFPAWPREFPSLDRRIETLRTQALGLPHPTHNRFRLSDLD; translated from the coding sequence TTGACCGCCGATTCTCTCGAACCGTCGTCGGCAAAGGATACAGACCTTACTTGCGATCGCCCAGGGGCATTCCTTTGGCGCAGGCCTACCCCAGCGTGGCTCCAGGTGGGGCTGGTAGGGGGACTGGTGCTGCTGGTGTTTAGCTGGCTACCCCTAAGCTATTACCGCATGGTGGGCTGGGCCTGGATTGTACTGTGGCAGGCCGGGGGGTTGCTGCTGCTGCTGGGGCTATGGAGGCAGCAGCAGCGGGCAGTCTACGGTCTGGGCTACGGGTTAGATCGAGTTGGGCTGGGGCTAGGGCTAATTCTTGGGGTCTCGTCCCTTATCTCACCCTTTCCCCGAGTGGCTCTGTGGAATGTGAGTTTGGTGGTGGTCTACGGGGCAGCACTGTACTTTTACCGCAACAGTGTTGACCGCAGCTGGCTGACTCGCCAGCGACTGGGTTGGGGGCTGGTGGCGATCGCCACCGGCAGTGCCATCATTAGTCTGGCCCTGTGGCGACCCGACGAAACCATGTGGGCAGCAGACAACTTCTTAACGGCCCTACGCAATCACCAGCCCCTAGGGCACCACAACTTTGTAGGCGGTTATTTTGTCTTGACTTTGCCTCTAGCAGTGGCAATGGCCGTGGCTAGCCGAGGGTGGCAGCGCTGGGCAGCGGCTGGAGCCAGTGGTTTGATTGGGATCGCGCTCTATATTAGTGGTTCTCGCGGGGCGGCCCTAGGGCTAGTGGTGTGGCTATTGGCCATGTGGCTGAGCCGTCTGGGCCGGGTCACCTCTGCCCAGCGGTGGCGCTGGGGGTGGGCTGGGTTGGGTGGCCTAGTAGCTGTGGGCCTAGTTTTAGCCAGTAATCCCCGCATTCGCGGCTGGTTTAGTGGTGGCGGTACTGCCGACGGCCCCACCCTCGATCGCTGGTTTATGCTGCGGTTAGGGGGCAATATTCTGCGCGATCGCCCCCTGGTTGGCGTTGGCCCTGGAGTGATGAGCCGAGTCTCCAACCTCTATCGCCCGATCGAAGCTGGGGCTGGCCTCGACCACATTCAGCAGTTGCACAACACGCCGGTTCAGGTAGCCGGAGAACTGGGCTGGCTGGGGCTGGCGGTGTTTTTCGCTGGCATCGTTCTGATAGTGCGGCTGTGGGGCAGGCTTTGGCAACAACCCCTCACCCCGACCGATCGAGTGCTGCTGGGGGGCATTGGTGGCAGTCTGCTGGCCTACGGCACAGCCAGCCTAACCGACTATCAACTCGAGAATATTCCTATTGCAGGCACGCTGCTGGGATTGGTGGTGCTGCTGCTGGCGTTGGGCGATCGCTACCTGCCAGATCAGACCGCCCTTGCCAGCCCTAGGCAACGGCGGCACTGGTGGGGCATAGCCTCGCCAACCCGGCTGGCCGTCACCCTGGGGCTGGGGCTAGTTCTGCCCCTGTGGCTACCGTTTACCTTCACCGTAGCCTTTGGGGCGTTGGCCGATGGGGCCTTTTATAGCCAGCAGCTCAATTTGGCGGATACCCGCTGGTACAAGGCCTACCGCCTTAGTCATTGGGATCCAACTGCTTCAGCGGTGGCTAGCGAGGCTCTGTGGGGGCTAGAGCAGGTGCTGGGTGAGTCAGAAACCCAGGAGAATGTGCGATCGCTCATGCTCGACTATGCCCAGCAAGCCCAGCAGGCGGCCCCCAACGATGCCTGGTTTAACCACAACCTGGCGGTGCTGCACCAGACCACCGACCCGGCCACTGCTCTACCCTACGCCGCCCGCGCTGTGCAGCTGTTGCCCCGCCACCGCCACTATGGCTACTGGCTGCTGGGCGACGTGCTGTTAAGACAGGGCAACGATGCAGCAGCCATTGCCGCCTTTACCCTAGAAGCCCTGGTTAACCCCGCTGCCCTCACCCATCCCCAGTGGCAAGAGCAGCCCTATCAAGCCATCTACCCCGCTGTGGTACAGGCTACCCTGGCCGAGTATGATGTTTTACTCAGAGACGTCGCTCCCGGCGAGCCTGGCTTTGCCACTCTTTATGAAACCCACACCTTATTGGCCTGGTGGACCGAGCAACCCATCATAGAGGTCGATCCCAACCTGCTGCGGCCCGTGGTTTCGGGGTTGCTCTTAGCAGATTCTGATCCCGCCGCCGCCCTAGAGTTAGTAACGCACAATCTGCGCCTAGGCCAGCAGCCCCCCGAGCTACGGCTGCTCGCTGCCTGGCTCAACCCTGATCGCTATGCTGCTACCCCACCCCAGCCTCAAGATGCACTACCAGATCTCGACACCCTACTGATAGAAGAAAGTCTGCGCACCCAGCCCCTGCGCCTGTGGCTGACATCCCTGATCACCCACCCAGACGAAGGATATCGGAGTGCGTTGACCTTTGCCTACCGCAACTACCAGGCTAAGCAAATCACGCTCATGCTGACGCCGCAAAACCTTCAGCGTTATACCCTAGTAGCCAAGCTCAACCTCTTCCCCGCCTGGCCCCGCGAGTTTCCTTCCCTTGATCGCCGCATTGAAACCCTGCGAACTCAGGCTTTAGGGCTGCCCCACCCCACCCACAATCGCTTTCGCCTCTCGGATCTAGATTAG
- a CDS encoding O-antigen ligase family protein: MPEDALSQPKPIAQDPSDGTLLALLTATFYALFTLIPGSSTLMVSWPWVFLWQVGLTLPMLWLLWQLWHRPLAKLGNGFDWVALLAVVGLVVSTLGAEFPAQARWYSWAAIGAIAAIYALGGWLRYPQRLHTLLRWQGYIALGFILLSLVLWTTQIYRPELARLSTLQGYGIDQAFNFGLTSLRNWQPIGHQNYVAGYLVLVLPLLAALAWVERGWQRWLWLTGVVLGLLNLYTTSSRGGWLALMVTGLIAVGISLIYNRLPKPLALGLGGSALGLLVLGLVANPRLRQMLGNLAQGNFAGGELSYRVVTNVTGWRMGLNHPLTGVGPGSVPLVYQQYRPHWAGRDAELQFQLHSTPAQLWGELGLWGIVVPLALGAALILLVLRWMRQGAQTTPAGLPPVFAWSLVGGLFAFGMISLTDYQLDIPAIAGSLALYLAVLARMFHPGASTTDLPSGPFRHRWLAGVGLGLALAMSLGIMPTHRAWSTASNGFSALTDEPPDIDRFATQLEQAHTLAPWEPYYPYQLGYNLGELSLRSGDDPDLRQVLLDDAIAWFQAGNQAVPYQEFGHANLGWLQIENGQPADARASFTKAIALVPAKMGLFFGLGVACLQTGDVNCATEALALEIVRHPTLLTSPLMRVNPFANLYPAVLNRLEQIYGELLQQTEDPTLERFLHQARGSLRWWLGDLAAAAQDWQPHGGDLQQGMLALSTRQPVDVSPWPETPAKYAILAWQTPAQRQALLEQAWVTQPADMDDLTQALPPPEVITNLVLSMENATDFTDWLQRTAPNWQPRSERLGFGVLSRQVDGPIPSDFLPRVENIPVVQFFAPLFTSPVFFPALDNALAPYQTQIQDPA; this comes from the coding sequence ATGCCCGAGGACGCTCTTTCCCAGCCCAAACCCATCGCCCAAGACCCCAGCGACGGCACACTGCTGGCCTTACTAACGGCGACATTCTATGCGCTGTTCACCCTCATACCGGGCAGCAGCACCTTAATGGTGTCGTGGCCCTGGGTGTTTTTGTGGCAGGTGGGCCTCACCCTGCCGATGCTGTGGCTGCTGTGGCAACTGTGGCATCGACCCTTAGCCAAGCTGGGCAATGGCTTTGACTGGGTAGCGTTATTGGCAGTGGTCGGCCTAGTGGTATCTACCCTGGGGGCCGAGTTTCCAGCTCAGGCGCGATGGTATAGCTGGGCGGCGATAGGGGCGATCGCCGCGATCTATGCTCTCGGCGGCTGGCTGCGTTACCCTCAGCGACTGCACACCCTACTGCGTTGGCAGGGCTACATTGCCCTGGGATTCATTCTGCTCAGCCTAGTACTGTGGACAACTCAGATCTATCGACCCGAGCTGGCCCGGTTGTCCACGCTCCAGGGCTATGGAATCGATCAAGCTTTTAACTTTGGGCTCACGAGTCTGCGCAACTGGCAGCCGATTGGCCACCAAAACTACGTAGCAGGCTATTTAGTGCTGGTGTTGCCCCTGCTGGCAGCGCTGGCTTGGGTCGAGCGGGGCTGGCAGCGCTGGCTGTGGCTGACAGGGGTAGTGCTGGGCCTGCTAAATCTCTACACCACCAGCTCGCGCGGCGGCTGGCTGGCACTCATGGTCACCGGCCTCATTGCGGTAGGCATTTCTCTGATCTACAACCGGTTGCCCAAGCCGTTGGCCCTGGGCTTAGGCGGTTCTGCGCTGGGGTTACTGGTGCTGGGCTTGGTTGCCAACCCTCGGCTGCGGCAGATGCTGGGCAACCTGGCCCAGGGCAATTTTGCCGGGGGCGAACTGTCCTACCGAGTGGTTACCAATGTCACAGGTTGGCGCATGGGGCTGAACCATCCTCTCACTGGAGTAGGACCGGGTAGCGTGCCTCTAGTGTATCAGCAGTACCGCCCCCACTGGGCCGGGCGCGATGCGGAGCTTCAATTTCAGCTCCACAGCACCCCAGCACAGTTGTGGGGCGAACTAGGGCTTTGGGGCATAGTTGTGCCGTTGGCTCTGGGGGCAGCGCTAATCCTGCTGGTGTTGCGATGGATGCGCCAGGGGGCTCAGACCACGCCAGCGGGGCTGCCGCCAGTGTTCGCCTGGAGCCTCGTAGGGGGGCTATTCGCCTTCGGGATGATCAGTCTGACCGATTACCAACTCGACATTCCCGCGATCGCTGGTAGCCTCGCTCTCTACCTCGCTGTGCTGGCCCGTATGTTTCATCCCGGTGCTAGCACCACCGACCTCCCATCTGGCCCCTTTCGCCACCGTTGGCTAGCAGGGGTGGGCCTGGGTCTCGCCCTGGCGATGAGCCTGGGGATAATGCCCACTCATCGGGCCTGGAGCACTGCCAGCAATGGCTTCTCAGCCCTCACCGACGAGCCCCCGGACATCGATCGATTCGCCACTCAGCTCGAACAGGCCCACACCCTGGCCCCCTGGGAGCCCTACTACCCCTATCAACTGGGCTACAACTTGGGGGAGTTGTCTTTGCGATCGGGCGACGACCCAGATCTGCGTCAGGTATTGCTAGACGACGCGATCGCCTGGTTTCAGGCCGGTAACCAGGCAGTGCCCTACCAAGAATTTGGCCACGCCAACCTGGGCTGGTTACAGATCGAGAATGGTCAGCCCGCCGATGCCAGAGCCTCGTTTACCAAGGCGATCGCCCTAGTGCCCGCCAAAATGGGTTTGTTCTTTGGCCTAGGCGTCGCCTGTCTGCAAACCGGCGATGTTAACTGCGCCACCGAGGCGCTAGCCCTAGAGATCGTGCGCCATCCAACCCTGCTGACCAGCCCCTTGATGCGCGTGAACCCCTTCGCTAACCTGTACCCAGCGGTGCTCAATCGCCTTGAGCAGATCTACGGCGAACTGCTGCAACAGACCGAAGACCCAACCCTAGAGCGCTTTCTACACCAAGCTAGGGGTAGCCTCCGCTGGTGGCTGGGCGATCTGGCGGCCGCTGCTCAAGACTGGCAGCCCCACGGTGGCGACCTTCAGCAAGGTATGTTGGCCCTCTCTACCAGACAACCGGTTGACGTCAGCCCTTGGCCTGAAACCCCAGCTAAATACGCGATCCTGGCCTGGCAGACCCCCGCTCAGCGCCAAGCCCTGCTAGAGCAAGCCTGGGTCACTCAACCCGCAGATATGGACGACCTTACCCAGGCCTTGCCGCCCCCCGAGGTAATCACCAACCTGGTGCTCAGTATGGAAAATGCCACTGACTTTACCGACTGGCTTCAGCGCACCGCCCCCAACTGGCAGCCCCGCAGCGAACGCCTTGGGTTTGGCGTGCTCAGCCGTCAGGTCGATGGCCCCATCCCATCCGACTTTTTACCCCGTGTAGAAAATATTCCGGTGGTGCAGTTCTTTGCGCCGTTATTTACATCCCCGGTGTTCTTCCCTGCCCTAGACAATGCCCTCGCTCCTTACCAGACCCAGATCCAAGACCCTGCTTAA
- a CDS encoding metal ABC transporter permease, producing the protein MAVLNLAVLDWFFEPLQFAFMQRSLAVAIMVGVICAVVGSYLMVQRLALLGDAISHSVLPGLAIAFLLGINIFVGAFIAGVISTVMIGWIHTRSPIKEDAAMGIVFSAFFALGITLITTIQRDNKIDLNHFLFGNILGVTAGDVRDTAIIAVLVLLAVALLYKELLFYSFDPLGAQAGGLPTGLLNAGLMVLIALTVVASMKVVGVILVLSLLIAPGATAYLLVPRLHQVMILGAAIGVFSSVSGMYLSYYINLPSGPAIVLVVSTLFAVAFLFGPRYGVLVGPGRDRPWRRLQRLWRPRSS; encoded by the coding sequence ATGGCGGTGTTGAACTTGGCGGTGCTGGACTGGTTTTTTGAGCCGCTGCAATTTGCCTTTATGCAGCGATCGCTGGCGGTGGCGATCATGGTGGGCGTGATTTGTGCGGTGGTGGGCAGCTACCTGATGGTGCAGCGCCTGGCCCTGCTAGGAGATGCCATCAGCCACTCGGTGCTGCCGGGGCTGGCGATCGCCTTTTTGCTGGGAATTAACATTTTTGTCGGGGCCTTTATCGCCGGGGTGATCAGCACCGTGATGATTGGGTGGATCCATACGCGATCGCCCATTAAAGAAGATGCCGCCATGGGCATTGTGTTTTCGGCCTTCTTTGCCTTGGGCATTACCCTAATCACCACCATCCAGCGGGATAACAAAATCGACCTCAACCACTTTTTGTTTGGTAATATTCTCGGCGTCACCGCTGGGGATGTACGAGATACAGCCATTATTGCGGTTTTGGTGCTGTTGGCGGTGGCGTTACTTTACAAAGAGCTGCTGTTCTATAGCTTTGACCCCCTGGGTGCCCAAGCCGGCGGCCTGCCCACCGGGCTGCTCAACGCCGGGCTAATGGTGCTGATTGCCCTCACCGTGGTGGCCAGCATGAAGGTGGTTGGGGTGATTTTGGTGCTGTCGCTACTGATTGCACCGGGGGCGACGGCCTACCTGCTGGTGCCCCGCCTGCACCAAGTGATGATTTTAGGAGCGGCGATCGGGGTCTTCTCCAGCGTGAGCGGCATGTACTTGAGCTACTACATCAACTTGCCCTCAGGACCAGCCATTGTGCTGGTGGTGTCTACACTGTTTGCGGTGGCGTTTTTGTTTGGCCCCCGCTACGGGGTGCTGGTGGGGCCAGGGCGCGATCGCCCCTGGCGACGACTTCAGCGCCTCTGGCGACCCAGATCGTCTTAA
- a CDS encoding metal ABC transporter ATP-binding protein — translation MVAVPKMMVDHLSVNYRDVQALRNVNLTVRAGKVVGIFGPNGAGKSTLIKAMLGLVPVVTGRVTYGDDILAHQLDRVAYVPQRSQIDWTFPATVWDVVMMGRVQKTGWLRRFSASSRQIARESLERVGMAEFCDRPIGALSGGQQQRVFLARALAQQAEIFCFDEPFVGVDQKTETVIFEIFRELAAAGNIVMVVNHDLGESITNFDQLVLLNKELIAAGPRDWVLTRDNMTRAYGGHVGFFGHVA, via the coding sequence ATGGTGGCTGTTCCTAAAATGATGGTTGACCACCTTAGTGTCAACTACCGTGACGTGCAGGCCTTGCGCAACGTCAACTTAACGGTACGAGCCGGTAAGGTGGTGGGCATTTTTGGTCCTAATGGTGCGGGCAAGAGCACCTTGATCAAGGCGATGCTGGGGCTGGTGCCAGTGGTGACTGGGCGCGTGACCTACGGCGATGACATTCTTGCCCACCAGCTTGACCGGGTGGCCTATGTGCCCCAGCGATCGCAGATCGACTGGACCTTCCCGGCCACGGTGTGGGATGTGGTGATGATGGGCCGAGTGCAGAAAACCGGTTGGTTGAGACGCTTTTCGGCTAGTAGCCGTCAGATTGCCCGAGAGTCGCTAGAGCGAGTGGGCATGGCGGAGTTTTGCGATCGCCCCATCGGAGCGCTCTCGGGCGGTCAGCAGCAGCGGGTGTTTCTGGCCCGTGCTCTGGCTCAGCAGGCTGAGATTTTCTGCTTTGACGAACCCTTTGTGGGGGTTGATCAAAAGACTGAAACGGTCATTTTTGAGATTTTTCGCGAGCTGGCCGCGGCAGGCAACATCGTCATGGTGGTCAACCATGACCTAGGCGAGTCAATTACCAACTTTGATCAGCTGGTGCTGCTCAACAAAGAGCTGATCGCCGCTGGTCCCCGCGACTGGGTACTCACCCGCGACAACATGACTCGCGCCTACGGCGGCCATGTGGGCTTTTTTGGCCATGTCGCTTGA
- a CDS encoding metal ABC transporter solute-binding protein, Zn/Mn family, producing MQRNNLLSQYGSLAAVVMALGLGLNGCDSAERGASAPPAVVADGRPAVVATSTLIADWAAQVGGEQIDLTGILQPGADPHVYEPVPADTIAFEQADLILYNGYNLEPNLIRLLNAAGVSARQVAVGEVVPPLDLADGNGTVPDPHVWGDVSNAVPMVEAIRDELIELAPDHEALFTANAEAYITELTQLHEWIETQTATIPAQQRQLVTTHDAFQYYATAYGLNVVGTLIGLSTEEQPSARTVQQLVASIQGLGVPAIFAETTINPQLIRTVAEEAGVRLASQELYSDSIGAPGSEGDSYLNMMVANTRAIVENLGGMVSEPNF from the coding sequence ATGCAACGAAATAATCTACTTTCACAGTATGGAAGCCTGGCCGCCGTGGTAATGGCCCTAGGGTTAGGATTAAACGGCTGCGACTCCGCCGAAAGAGGGGCATCGGCTCCTCCAGCGGTGGTCGCCGACGGTCGCCCAGCTGTAGTGGCCACCAGCACCTTAATTGCCGACTGGGCGGCCCAGGTCGGCGGCGAACAGATCGATCTCACCGGTATTTTGCAGCCCGGAGCTGATCCCCACGTCTACGAACCCGTGCCCGCCGATACCATTGCTTTTGAGCAAGCCGACCTGATTCTCTACAATGGCTACAACTTAGAACCCAACTTAATTCGTCTGCTCAACGCCGCCGGGGTCAGTGCTCGTCAGGTCGCTGTGGGCGAAGTGGTCCCCCCCTTAGATTTAGCTGACGGCAACGGCACAGTGCCCGATCCCCACGTTTGGGGCGATGTCAGTAACGCAGTGCCCATGGTCGAAGCGATTCGCGACGAGCTAATTGAGCTGGCCCCCGATCACGAGGCCTTGTTCACGGCTAATGCCGAGGCTTACATCACCGAACTGACTCAACTTCACGAGTGGATTGAGACTCAAACCGCCACCATTCCCGCCCAGCAGCGGCAGCTAGTCACCACCCATGATGCCTTTCAGTACTACGCTACGGCTTACGGGCTCAACGTAGTCGGCACCCTAATTGGCCTCAGCACCGAAGAACAACCCAGCGCCCGCACCGTGCAACAGCTAGTAGCCTCTATTCAGGGGTTGGGGGTGCCCGCCATCTTCGCCGAAACCACCATCAACCCCCAGCTGATTCGCACCGTGGCCGAGGAGGCTGGCGTTAGGCTGGCTTCCCAAGAGCTATATTCTGACTCGATTGGGGCTCCCGGCAGCGAGGGCGATAGCTACTTGAACATGATGGTGGCCAACACCCGAGCCATTGTAGAAAACTTGGGCGGTATGGTCTCAGAGCCTAATTTTTAG